The proteins below come from a single Halomonas binhaiensis genomic window:
- a CDS encoding ABC transporter ATP-binding protein — MPLLEACGVHGGYGGMNILHGVDISIEANEVGVIIGPNGAGKSTMLKAIFGLLQVTEGEIRLRGAPIHNQPPNRLVKLGMGFVPQEHNVFPSLSVQENLEMGAYLKPGSIKHNLGNIYEFFPPLKDKRRQPAGELSGGQRQMVAMGRALMAEPQLLLLDEPTAGLSPKYMNEIFERVKEINSAGVGILMVEQNAKQALAIADKGFVLAAGQNRFTDTGQALLADPDVARSFLGG, encoded by the coding sequence ATGCCACTACTCGAAGCGTGCGGCGTGCATGGCGGCTATGGGGGCATGAACATCCTGCATGGGGTGGATATCTCCATTGAGGCCAATGAGGTTGGCGTCATCATCGGCCCCAATGGGGCTGGAAAATCCACCATGCTCAAGGCCATCTTCGGCCTGCTCCAGGTCACCGAAGGTGAAATACGACTGCGTGGTGCCCCTATCCACAACCAGCCTCCTAATCGCCTGGTGAAACTCGGTATGGGGTTCGTTCCCCAGGAACACAATGTCTTTCCCAGCTTGAGCGTGCAGGAAAACCTGGAGATGGGGGCCTATCTCAAGCCAGGCTCCATCAAGCACAACCTCGGCAATATCTACGAGTTTTTCCCCCCACTGAAAGACAAGCGCCGACAACCTGCAGGCGAGCTGTCCGGCGGTCAACGCCAGATGGTTGCCATGGGGCGAGCACTGATGGCTGAGCCACAGCTGCTACTGCTCGACGAGCCTACCGCGGGACTCTCGCCCAAGTACATGAACGAGATCTTCGAGCGGGTAAAAGAGATCAATTCTGCAGGCGTCGGCATCTTGATGGTGGAACAAAATGCCAAGCAGGCCCTGGCCATTGCCGACAAGGGCTTCGTCCTGGCAGCAGGCCAGAACCGCTTTACTGACACGGGCCAGGCACTACTGGCCGACCCGGATGTGGCCAGGAGTTTCCTCGGTGGCTGA
- the typA gene encoding translational GTPase TypA produces the protein MIENLRNIAIIAHVDHGKTTLVDKLLSQSGTLDRKAEGQERIMDSNDQEKERGITILAKNTAIRWMSPDGQDYHINIVDTPGHADFGGEVERVMSMVDSVLLLVDAVDGPMPQTRFVTQKAFDQGLKPIVVVNKIDRPGARPDWVIDQIFDLFDNLGATDEQLDFPIIYCSALNGIAGNEPDELAEDMTPMFQAIVDIVEPPKVELDGPLQMQISALDYSSYVGVIGLGRITRGAISVNQQVVVINKEGQTRRGKVGQVMTHMGLERVQTQQATAGDIVCITGIDELAISDTICDPAAVEALPPLSVDEPTVSMTFQVNDSPFAGKDGKFVTSRNIKDRLDQELIHNVALRVEQGDSPEKFIVSGRGELHLSVLIETMRREGFELAVGRPEVIIREIDGEKQEPYEEVIIDCEEQHQGSIMEELGYRKGELKNMNPDGKGRVRLDFIIPARGLIGFRGQFLTLTSGTGILTSRFDHYGPLRPEAAIERRNGVLVSMVPGKALAYALYALQDRGKLIIDHGTEVYEGMLVGINNRANDMVVNPTKGKKLDNMRASGNDENIVLTPPVRFTLEQAVEFLDDDELVEITPNHIRLRKKFLTENERKRASKK, from the coding sequence GTGATCGAGAATCTTCGCAACATAGCCATCATCGCTCACGTCGACCACGGCAAAACCACTCTGGTCGACAAACTTCTCAGCCAATCCGGCACCCTGGACCGAAAGGCCGAGGGTCAAGAGCGGATCATGGACTCCAACGACCAGGAGAAAGAGCGTGGTATCACCATCCTGGCCAAGAACACGGCGATCCGCTGGATGTCCCCGGACGGCCAGGACTATCACATCAACATCGTGGATACTCCTGGGCACGCCGACTTCGGTGGTGAAGTCGAGCGCGTCATGTCCATGGTCGATTCCGTGCTACTGCTGGTAGACGCGGTAGACGGCCCCATGCCACAGACCCGCTTCGTCACCCAGAAAGCCTTCGACCAGGGCCTCAAGCCGATTGTAGTGGTGAACAAGATTGACCGTCCTGGCGCACGCCCGGACTGGGTCATCGACCAGATCTTTGATCTGTTCGACAACCTCGGAGCCACCGACGAACAACTCGATTTTCCGATCATCTACTGCTCAGCCCTCAACGGCATCGCCGGTAATGAGCCGGATGAGCTGGCCGAGGACATGACGCCAATGTTCCAGGCCATCGTCGATATCGTCGAGCCGCCCAAGGTCGAGCTGGATGGCCCTCTGCAGATGCAGATCTCGGCGCTGGACTATTCCAGCTATGTTGGTGTCATCGGCCTTGGCCGCATCACTCGTGGTGCTATCTCGGTCAACCAGCAGGTGGTCGTCATCAACAAGGAAGGTCAGACCCGCCGCGGCAAGGTTGGCCAGGTCATGACTCACATGGGTCTGGAACGTGTCCAGACCCAGCAGGCTACCGCTGGCGACATCGTCTGTATTACCGGTATCGACGAACTGGCGATTTCCGACACCATCTGTGACCCGGCTGCCGTCGAGGCCCTGCCGCCCCTGAGCGTTGACGAGCCGACCGTGTCCATGACCTTCCAGGTCAATGACTCACCATTTGCCGGCAAGGACGGCAAGTTCGTCACCAGCCGCAACATCAAGGATCGCCTCGACCAGGAGCTGATCCACAACGTGGCCTTGCGCGTCGAGCAGGGCGACTCCCCGGAGAAGTTCATCGTCTCCGGTCGTGGTGAGCTGCACCTCTCGGTATTGATCGAAACCATGCGCCGCGAAGGCTTCGAGCTGGCCGTGGGTCGTCCGGAAGTCATCATCCGCGAGATCGACGGAGAAAAGCAGGAGCCATACGAAGAAGTCATCATCGACTGCGAGGAGCAGCATCAGGGATCCATCATGGAAGAGCTCGGCTACCGCAAGGGCGAGCTCAAGAACATGAACCCTGACGGCAAGGGGCGTGTACGCCTCGACTTCATCATCCCTGCGCGTGGCCTGATCGGCTTCCGTGGCCAGTTCCTGACCCTGACATCCGGCACCGGCATCCTGACCAGCCGCTTCGATCATTATGGTCCGCTGCGCCCTGAAGCCGCCATCGAGCGTCGCAACGGTGTGCTGGTATCCATGGTGCCTGGCAAGGCCCTGGCCTATGCCCTGTATGCTCTTCAGGATCGTGGCAAGCTGATCATCGATCACGGCACCGAGGTCTATGAAGGCATGCTGGTGGGTATCAACAATCGCGCCAACGACATGGTAGTCAACCCGACCAAGGGCAAGAAACTCGACAACATGCGTGCTTCCGGCAACGACGAGAACATCGTCCTGACGCCTCCGGTTCGCTTTACCCTGGAACAGGCCGTCGAGTTCCTCGATGACGACGAACTGGTCGAGATCACTCCCAACCATATTCGTTTGCGCAAGAAGTTCCTGACCGAAAACGAACGCAAGCGTGCAAGCAAGAAGTAA
- the nhaC gene encoding Na+/H+ antiporter NhaC, protein MTPDNQRSPDVLPLFDALIPVTATIALLILAVALFGADAAWGPAQVVLLIGTMIAACFGLKNGHSWKSIESGFADGIYVAIPAMLILLTIGALIGVWILAGTVPAMIYYGLELVSPSYFYASCCLLCALVALSIGSSWSVAGTIGLGLVGIAEGFGLSLPITAGAIISGAYFGDKMSPLSDTTNIAPAAVGADLFEHIRHMSWTTLPSLGLALVGFVVLGLDGSAAMSTPEQIVVMREGLAAQFDLGPQLLIPVLVLLGLSIARMPALPAVFIGATLGVIFALVFQPHAVLTLIGADAATTTDLVKGVWTALFDGYVSHSGNDNIDVLLTKGGMSSMLTTLWLVISAMAFGGVIERLGMLQRLVAALVAGANSAGSLIIRCVLTCFASNLVTGDQYLSVTLPGRMYRAEFQRRGLKPVNLSRATEDGGTITSPLIPWNSCGAYMAATLGVATLSYLPFAFFNLINVALAIGYAMFGIRITRIEENEKALVQEIRPAEGEAS, encoded by the coding sequence ATGACCCCTGACAACCAACGATCTCCAGATGTATTACCTCTATTCGATGCGCTGATCCCGGTGACAGCCACCATTGCATTGTTGATTCTTGCAGTGGCGCTGTTCGGAGCAGATGCCGCCTGGGGACCAGCTCAAGTGGTGTTGCTGATCGGCACCATGATCGCTGCCTGTTTTGGCCTCAAGAACGGACATAGCTGGAAGAGCATTGAATCCGGCTTTGCCGATGGTATCTATGTTGCCATTCCCGCCATGCTCATCCTGTTGACCATCGGCGCCTTGATTGGCGTATGGATTCTCGCAGGCACTGTACCGGCCATGATCTATTATGGCCTGGAACTGGTGTCGCCCAGTTATTTCTATGCATCGTGCTGCTTGTTGTGTGCCCTGGTGGCATTGTCCATCGGCAGTTCCTGGTCTGTGGCAGGCACTATCGGCCTGGGGCTGGTCGGTATTGCCGAGGGCTTCGGCCTGTCGTTGCCGATCACCGCTGGTGCGATCATTTCCGGAGCCTATTTCGGTGACAAGATGTCACCGCTGTCCGATACCACCAATATTGCGCCAGCGGCGGTTGGTGCCGATCTGTTCGAGCATATTCGTCACATGAGCTGGACAACATTGCCGAGTCTGGGCCTGGCGTTGGTCGGCTTTGTGGTGCTCGGTCTGGATGGTTCTGCCGCCATGAGCACGCCGGAACAGATTGTGGTCATGCGTGAAGGCTTGGCTGCGCAGTTTGACCTGGGGCCGCAGCTATTGATTCCAGTGCTGGTCTTGCTGGGGCTTTCTATTGCGCGGATGCCGGCACTGCCAGCCGTCTTCATCGGTGCTACTTTGGGCGTCATTTTTGCGCTGGTGTTCCAGCCCCATGCTGTGCTGACGCTGATAGGTGCCGATGCTGCCACCACCACCGATCTGGTCAAAGGGGTATGGACCGCGCTGTTCGATGGCTATGTCTCCCATTCCGGCAATGACAACATCGATGTGCTGCTGACCAAGGGCGGCATGAGCAGCATGCTGACCACACTGTGGTTGGTCATTTCGGCCATGGCCTTTGGTGGGGTCATCGAGCGGCTTGGCATGCTTCAGCGCCTGGTGGCAGCGCTCGTGGCGGGTGCCAACAGCGCAGGGTCGCTGATCATTCGTTGTGTGCTGACCTGCTTTGCTTCCAATCTGGTGACGGGTGATCAGTATCTCTCCGTCACGCTGCCGGGACGCATGTATCGTGCCGAGTTCCAGCGCCGTGGCCTGAAGCCGGTCAATCTATCCCGTGCCACGGAGGATGGCGGCACCATCACCTCGCCCCTGATTCCCTGGAACAGCTGTGGTGCATATATGGCAGCCACCTTGGGGGTCGCCACCCTGAGCTATCTGCCGTTCGCCTTCTTCAACCTGATCAATGTCGCCTTGGCCATTGGCTATGCCATGTTCGGTATCCGCATTACCCGGATCGAAGAAAATGAAAAGGCGTTGGTACAGGAGATACGGCCCGCGGAAGGCGAAGCCAGCTAA
- a CDS encoding ABC transporter ATP-binding protein: protein MATIIDVRHVHKAFGGLKVINDCSFQVEQGSITGLIGPNGAGKTTLFNIIAGALSLDSGQIIYNGEDITNHPANELFHKGLLRTFQIAHEFTNLTALENLMMVPPHQTGESLARAWFSPRQVYKQEAEIKQRAQEVIEFIGLKHVRNELAGNLSGGQKKLLELGRTMMTDARVVLLDEIAAGVNRTLLGDLMTSIEKLNRELGYTFLVIEHDMDMIARLCDPVIVMAQGAVMVEGSIEEIQNNPDVIEAYFGAGAA from the coding sequence ATGGCTACCATCATCGATGTTCGTCATGTCCATAAAGCCTTCGGTGGCCTGAAGGTCATCAACGATTGTTCCTTCCAGGTGGAACAAGGCTCCATTACCGGACTGATCGGCCCCAATGGTGCGGGCAAGACGACGTTATTCAATATCATCGCCGGAGCGCTCTCCCTGGATTCAGGGCAGATCATCTACAACGGTGAAGACATCACCAATCACCCCGCCAATGAGCTGTTCCACAAAGGCCTGTTGCGCACCTTTCAGATCGCCCACGAATTCACCAACCTCACTGCCTTGGAAAACCTGATGATGGTGCCGCCACATCAGACAGGTGAATCCTTGGCCAGAGCCTGGTTTTCTCCACGTCAGGTGTATAAGCAAGAAGCCGAGATCAAACAGCGAGCGCAGGAAGTGATTGAATTCATTGGCCTCAAGCATGTGCGCAATGAATTGGCGGGCAACCTGTCCGGAGGACAGAAAAAGCTGCTCGAACTCGGCCGTACCATGATGACGGATGCCAGGGTCGTGCTGCTCGATGAAATCGCTGCCGGGGTCAACCGCACCCTGCTGGGCGACTTGATGACCAGCATCGAGAAACTCAACCGCGAACTCGGTTACACCTTCCTGGTGATCGAGCACGATATGGACATGATCGCCCGCCTCTGTGACCCCGTGATCGTCATGGCACAAGGCGCAGTGATGGTGGAGGGCTCAATCGAAGAGATCCAGAACAACCCCGACGTCATCGAGGCCTATTTCGGCGCAGGTGCAGCCTGA
- a CDS encoding D-amino acid dehydrogenase, with protein sequence MDIAVIGAGVTGVTTAYCLARDGHNVSVIERLPEPGLETSRANAAQRSYGYVYPWADPGMVRKAILWMWTPKGPFKLKLPPDIRTLSFLAQTWRHARTPGLFPANERSLIRLGSYSRECFADIERQVPLAFDGGHAGLIDLASDAKAEAALRALMPLLEEMDIGHHWLGADDIYAHEPGLRRGGPVRGGLRISGDGTGDCHLFTQALAAHCRAMGVRFLFDSEVVDAECRQGRVVSVSVLPREQASGRDAWSSSAAKTLPADAFVVCAGCQSRALGRLIGQRMPIYPVKGYSITAPLSDEALADDVMAPRSTVIDDRFKVVITRLGQRVRVAGFAELANFDRCLPASRIDTLKEAVDMRFPGVAVLDKATPWAGFRPMTPDGPPILGRGKYSNLLLNTGHGIFGWTFSAASAEITADLVAERTPAIDIAPFRPERFLR encoded by the coding sequence ATGGATATTGCCGTCATCGGTGCGGGGGTCACGGGAGTGACCACCGCCTATTGCCTAGCCAGGGATGGCCATAATGTCTCGGTCATCGAGCGCTTGCCTGAGCCGGGCCTCGAGACCAGCCGGGCCAATGCTGCCCAGCGTTCCTATGGCTATGTCTATCCCTGGGCGGATCCCGGCATGGTCCGCAAAGCTATACTGTGGATGTGGACACCTAAAGGGCCATTCAAGCTGAAGTTGCCTCCCGACATTCGTACCTTGAGCTTTCTGGCCCAAACATGGCGTCATGCTCGCACCCCCGGGTTGTTTCCGGCCAATGAGCGCTCCCTGATCCGTCTGGGAAGCTACAGCCGCGAGTGTTTTGCAGACATCGAGCGTCAGGTGCCACTGGCGTTTGATGGTGGTCATGCAGGGCTGATCGACCTGGCCAGTGACGCAAAGGCAGAAGCCGCCTTGCGCGCCCTGATGCCGCTGCTGGAGGAAATGGACATAGGCCATCACTGGCTGGGCGCCGATGATATTTACGCCCATGAGCCTGGTCTGCGTCGAGGAGGTCCGGTGCGAGGTGGCCTGCGTATCAGTGGCGATGGTACAGGCGACTGTCACTTGTTCACCCAGGCCCTGGCCGCACACTGCCGAGCCATGGGCGTGCGCTTCCTGTTCGATAGCGAGGTGGTCGATGCCGAGTGCCGTCAGGGGAGAGTGGTCAGTGTGTCCGTGTTGCCACGGGAACAGGCCTCTGGGCGAGATGCGTGGTCGAGTTCAGCGGCGAAGACCTTGCCTGCAGATGCTTTTGTGGTCTGTGCCGGTTGTCAGTCCCGGGCCCTGGGGCGATTGATAGGGCAGCGCATGCCGATCTATCCGGTCAAGGGATACTCAATCACAGCGCCATTGAGCGATGAAGCCCTGGCGGATGATGTCATGGCGCCGAGATCTACGGTGATCGATGATCGCTTCAAGGTAGTGATCACCCGTCTTGGGCAGAGAGTCAGGGTGGCTGGCTTTGCAGAACTGGCCAACTTCGATCGATGCTTGCCGGCCTCTCGCATAGACACACTGAAAGAAGCCGTCGACATGCGCTTTCCTGGTGTCGCCGTGCTAGATAAGGCAACGCCGTGGGCAGGGTTTCGTCCCATGACACCAGACGGCCCACCGATACTCGGACGTGGCAAGTATTCCAATCTGTTGCTGAATACCGGACATGGTATCTTCGGCTGGACGTTCTCCGCGGCAAGTGCTGAGATCACGGCTGATCTGGTGGCAGAGCGGACGCCTGCGATAGATATTGCCCCTTTTCGTCCTGAACGCTTTCTGCGCTGA
- the glnA gene encoding glutamate--ammonia ligase: MSEKTLALIEEHDVKWVDLRFTDTGGKEQHVTIPARDVDEEFFENGQMFDGSSISGWKGINESDMILRPEDGTAYLDPFTEDTTVVLVCDIIEPATMQGYERDPRSIAKRAEAYLQSAGLGDTAFFGPEPEFFIFDEVHWKADIEGAMYKISSGEGAWSTDRAVEGGNLGHRPRVKGGYFPVPPVDSFHDIRGAMCNTLEAIGQKVEVHHHEVSNAGQNEIGVAFNTLVKKADEVQALKYVVHNVADAYGKTATFMPKPLVGDNGSGMHVHQSFWKDGVNQFAGDQYAGLSEMALYYIGGIIKHARALNAFTNASTNSYKRLVPGFEAPVMLAYSARNRSASIRIPYTSSPKAKRVEVRFPDPTANPYLCFAALLMAGIDGIKNKIHPGDAMDKNLYDLPPEEGKAIPTVAESLDQALEALDADRAFLTEGGVFTDDMIDAYIELKSQDVERIRMATHPVEFDMYYSC; the protein is encoded by the coding sequence ATGTCAGAAAAGACACTTGCCCTGATTGAAGAACATGATGTGAAGTGGGTCGATCTGCGTTTTACCGATACCGGTGGTAAAGAGCAGCATGTCACTATTCCTGCCCGTGACGTGGACGAAGAGTTCTTCGAAAACGGTCAGATGTTCGATGGTTCCTCCATCTCTGGTTGGAAGGGCATCAATGAGTCTGACATGATTCTGCGCCCGGAAGATGGCACTGCCTATCTCGATCCGTTCACCGAAGACACTACTGTGGTGCTGGTCTGTGACATCATCGAACCGGCCACCATGCAGGGCTACGAGCGTGATCCGCGCTCCATCGCCAAGCGCGCCGAGGCCTATCTGCAGTCTGCTGGTCTGGGCGACACCGCCTTCTTTGGCCCGGAGCCCGAGTTCTTCATCTTTGATGAGGTTCACTGGAAGGCCGACATCGAAGGCGCCATGTACAAGATTTCTTCCGGGGAGGGTGCCTGGTCTACCGATCGCGCTGTGGAAGGTGGCAATCTGGGGCACCGTCCGCGGGTCAAGGGCGGCTACTTCCCGGTTCCCCCGGTCGACAGCTTCCACGATATCCGTGGTGCCATGTGCAACACCCTGGAAGCCATCGGTCAGAAGGTCGAGGTTCACCACCATGAGGTGTCCAATGCCGGTCAGAACGAAATCGGTGTTGCCTTCAACACTCTGGTGAAGAAAGCCGACGAAGTGCAGGCGCTCAAGTACGTCGTGCACAACGTTGCCGATGCCTACGGCAAGACAGCGACTTTCATGCCCAAGCCGCTGGTTGGTGATAACGGCAGTGGTATGCATGTCCACCAGTCTTTCTGGAAGGACGGGGTCAACCAGTTTGCTGGCGACCAGTATGCTGGCCTGTCAGAAATGGCGCTGTACTACATCGGCGGTATCATCAAGCATGCTCGTGCGCTGAACGCCTTCACCAACGCTTCCACCAATTCCTACAAGCGTCTGGTACCGGGCTTCGAAGCACCGGTCATGCTGGCCTACAGTGCACGTAACCGCTCTGCCTCGATTCGTATCCCGTACACTTCCAGCCCCAAGGCCAAGCGTGTCGAGGTACGTTTCCCTGACCCGACAGCCAATCCCTATCTGTGCTTTGCAGCGCTGCTGATGGCGGGTATCGACGGTATCAAGAACAAGATTCATCCTGGCGATGCCATGGACAAGAACCTGTATGACCTGCCGCCGGAAGAAGGCAAGGCCATCCCGACCGTGGCCGAGAGTCTGGATCAGGCCCTGGAAGCTCTGGATGCCGACCGCGCCTTCCTCACCGAGGGTGGAGTGTTCACCGACGACATGATCGATGCCTACATCGAACTCAAGTCCCAGGACGTCGAGCGCATTCGCATGGCGACGCACCCGGTCGAGTTCGACATGTACTATAGCTGCTAA
- a CDS encoding branched-chain amino acid ABC transporter permease — MNEFVFFINNVVIAGSVTGSIYAIGAVGITLVFGIMRFAHFAHADMMTLGAFIVLLLTSMFPSAGNAFGMPTAIVMLPPAIISTALIAVLIDKTFYKPMRAHGVKPIVMVIASLGVTLMLQGLIRLFTGTGSQSLYVDDRKEIFRIAVPIEGVRMPVVLTEPQIYLFVLTVIAVTALHLFLSRSRLGKAMRAMSDNPDLARSSGINTNTIVAVTWMIVGGLATIAGTLLAMDVTFKPDLSFHILLPIFAAAIVGGVGQPFGAIAGGFVVGFAETLAVFNWNVLLRPFRDSLPTWLELPSNLAFVGTEYKIVVPFFILVAILVWRPTGIFKGKVI, encoded by the coding sequence GTGAATGAGTTCGTGTTCTTCATCAACAATGTGGTGATTGCCGGCAGCGTCACTGGATCAATCTATGCCATCGGTGCAGTGGGCATCACGCTAGTGTTCGGAATCATGCGTTTTGCTCACTTCGCTCACGCCGACATGATGACCCTGGGCGCCTTCATCGTATTGCTGCTCACCTCGATGTTTCCGTCCGCAGGGAACGCCTTCGGCATGCCTACGGCCATCGTTATGCTGCCTCCGGCCATCATCAGTACAGCGTTGATCGCAGTGCTGATCGACAAGACCTTCTACAAGCCAATGCGCGCCCATGGAGTAAAGCCTATTGTCATGGTCATTGCTTCCCTGGGAGTGACCTTGATGCTGCAGGGTCTGATTCGCTTGTTCACCGGCACGGGATCCCAGAGCCTGTATGTCGATGATCGCAAGGAAATCTTCCGCATTGCCGTACCCATTGAAGGAGTACGCATGCCAGTAGTGCTAACTGAACCTCAGATCTATCTCTTTGTCCTGACGGTGATTGCCGTCACCGCACTGCACCTCTTCCTGTCTCGCTCAAGGCTGGGCAAGGCCATGCGCGCCATGTCCGACAATCCTGACCTGGCCCGATCCTCAGGCATCAATACCAACACCATCGTGGCGGTGACCTGGATGATCGTCGGCGGCCTGGCCACCATCGCCGGAACCTTACTGGCCATGGATGTGACCTTCAAGCCCGACCTGAGCTTCCACATTCTTCTGCCGATCTTCGCTGCTGCCATCGTGGGAGGGGTCGGTCAGCCCTTCGGCGCCATAGCCGGCGGGTTTGTCGTCGGCTTTGCCGAGACGCTTGCCGTGTTCAACTGGAATGTCTTGTTACGACCCTTCCGTGACAGTTTGCCAACCTGGCTCGAACTCCCCAGCAATCTGGCTTTCGTCGGGACTGAATACAAGATTGTGGTGCCATTCTTCATCCTGGTCGCCATTCTGGTGTGGCGCCCCACCGGCATCTTCAAGGGCAAGGTGATCTAA
- the glnL gene encoding nitrogen regulation protein NR(II) — MIQGITEHLSTAVLLLDGGLRLTWMNPAAESLLALSLSRLDGQYLPDLLAGEDNIGEVLAKSRDALHPYTQREARLCIAGGEILTVDYTVTPLSADQLLLEMQPLDRLLRISREEALQSRQESMKILARGLAHEVKNPLGGIRGAAQLLERDLVDAPQLKEFTHIIIEEVDRLRDLVDSMLGPNRIRHDEPLNVHKVLERVRSLVLAEEPSVNIQRDYDPSLPELHGDEAQLIQAVLNIARNAVQALTESATPMPTLIMRTRARRQFTLGAQRHRLVCELSLTDNGPGIPSELHETLFYPMVSGRAEGSGLGLSIAQSILHQHRGLIECDSEPGRTEFRLLIPLEKRHD; from the coding sequence ATGATCCAGGGCATCACTGAACATCTTTCCACAGCGGTGTTGTTGCTTGATGGTGGGCTTCGACTGACTTGGATGAATCCAGCCGCTGAATCATTGCTGGCCCTGAGCCTTAGTCGGCTCGATGGTCAGTACCTACCTGACCTGCTGGCAGGAGAGGACAATATCGGTGAGGTGCTGGCCAAGTCACGGGACGCCTTGCACCCCTATACCCAGCGTGAGGCACGCTTATGTATCGCCGGAGGAGAGATCCTGACGGTGGATTATACCGTGACCCCTCTGTCTGCCGACCAACTGTTGCTGGAAATGCAGCCACTTGACCGGTTGCTGAGAATTTCCCGGGAAGAAGCCCTGCAGTCACGCCAGGAGAGCATGAAGATTCTGGCCAGGGGGCTGGCTCATGAAGTCAAGAACCCGCTTGGGGGGATTCGGGGGGCGGCGCAACTGCTTGAACGAGATCTTGTGGATGCGCCGCAGCTCAAGGAGTTTACCCATATCATCATCGAAGAGGTCGATCGGCTGCGTGATCTGGTCGACTCCATGCTGGGGCCTAATCGAATCAGGCATGATGAGCCTCTCAACGTGCACAAGGTACTGGAGCGCGTGCGCTCTCTGGTGCTGGCCGAAGAGCCATCCGTGAATATCCAGCGAGATTACGATCCCAGTCTGCCGGAACTGCATGGTGACGAGGCTCAACTGATCCAGGCGGTACTCAATATTGCGCGTAATGCGGTTCAGGCCTTGACCGAATCGGCCACGCCCATGCCGACGCTGATCATGCGCACCCGAGCCCGGCGCCAGTTTACCCTCGGCGCCCAGCGTCATCGCCTGGTGTGCGAGTTGAGCTTGACCGACAACGGCCCCGGCATTCCCAGCGAGCTGCATGAAACCCTGTTTTATCCCATGGTGTCTGGACGCGCTGAAGGTAGTGGACTGGGACTGTCCATTGCTCAATCGATTCTGCACCAGCATCGTGGGCTGATTGAATGCGATTCCGAACCAGGACGCACTGAATTTCGACTGCTGATTCCACTGGAGAAGCGTCATGACTGA